A window of the Microbulbifer aggregans genome harbors these coding sequences:
- the ptsN gene encoding PTS IIA-like nitrogen regulatory protein PtsN, producing the protein MTLEALLSPRLSLCNLAGSSKKKLLLNIAQAIAEQYPQLDSDTVFNQLIARERLGSTGIGEGVAIPHCRLPGCEHPIGVLCTTEPAVDFDAADRQPVDLLFALLVPEDSEQEHLDTLAQIAGLFSDSRVREKLRAAESGDELYGLAIDSAAAA; encoded by the coding sequence ATGACATTGGAAGCTTTACTCTCTCCCCGCCTGAGCCTCTGCAATCTGGCGGGGAGCAGCAAAAAGAAATTGCTGCTGAATATCGCCCAGGCCATTGCAGAACAATATCCACAACTCGATTCCGACACCGTCTTCAACCAGCTAATCGCCCGAGAGCGCCTGGGCTCAACGGGCATTGGTGAAGGTGTCGCCATCCCCCACTGCCGGCTCCCCGGCTGCGAGCACCCCATTGGAGTGCTTTGCACTACCGAGCCCGCAGTGGATTTTGACGCCGCAGACCGCCAGCCGGTAGACCTGCTGTTCGCACTGCTGGTCCCCGAAGACAGCGAACAGGAACACCTGGATACCCTGGCACAGATCGCCGGCCTCTTCAGCGATAGCCGTGTGCGGGAAAAGCTGCGCGCAGCCGAGAGCGGCGACGAACTCTACGGACTGGCCATCGACAGCGCTGCCGCTGCATAA
- the rapZ gene encoding RNase adapter RapZ translates to MRLVIISGRSGSGKSSALQLLEDVGFNCIDNLPASLLPELVRRVSDQPPVDNTRLALGIDARNLWQDVQQAPRVIDELRQSGILCDVIYLDARSPVLVQRFSETRRKHPLSDNRTHLLEALNREKELLAPLAAMADLVIDTSSLSLHQLRDLVKTRVVGEESPGMAILFQSFGFKHGVPVDADLVFDLRCLPNPYWVAELRHKTGLDPEVVEFLRSHPETSDMESDIARFLERWLPSYQKSNRSYTCVAVGCTGGRHRSVYMVERLAERFSGQFDNIQIRHREQQK, encoded by the coding sequence ATGCGCCTGGTGATCATCAGTGGCCGTTCCGGCTCGGGAAAAAGCTCTGCATTGCAGCTGCTGGAGGACGTCGGCTTTAACTGCATCGACAACCTGCCCGCGAGCCTGCTGCCGGAACTGGTGCGGCGTGTCAGTGACCAACCACCGGTGGACAATACCCGCCTGGCCCTGGGCATTGATGCCCGCAATCTATGGCAGGATGTGCAGCAGGCCCCGCGCGTTATCGATGAATTGCGCCAGAGCGGCATCCTCTGCGACGTGATCTATCTGGACGCCCGCTCGCCGGTTCTGGTGCAGCGCTTCAGCGAGACCCGCCGCAAGCACCCGCTCAGCGACAACCGCACCCATCTGCTCGAAGCCCTGAACCGCGAGAAGGAACTCCTCGCTCCTCTGGCCGCCATGGCCGATCTGGTGATCGATACCAGCAGCCTGAGCCTGCACCAATTGCGCGACCTGGTGAAAACCCGTGTGGTCGGCGAGGAATCCCCGGGCATGGCGATCCTGTTCCAGTCTTTCGGCTTCAAACACGGCGTACCGGTCGATGCCGACCTGGTCTTCGACTTGCGCTGCCTGCCAAACCCCTATTGGGTCGCCGAGCTTCGCCACAAGACCGGCCTGGATCCCGAGGTGGTGGAGTTCCTGCGCTCCCATCCCGAGACCAGCGACATGGAAAGTGATATCGCCCGGTTCCTGGAGCGCTGGCTGCCCTCTTATCAGAAGAGTAACCGCAGTTACACCTGTGTAGCAGTAGGCTGCACCGGCGGCAGGCACCGCTCTGTCTATATGGTGGAGCGCCTGGCTGAGCGTTTCTCAGGGCAGTTCGACAATATCCAGATCCGCCATCGCGAGCAGCAGAAATAG
- a CDS encoding HPr family phosphocarrier protein, whose amino-acid sequence MQKCRLEIINKLGLHARAASKFAQTSARYSADIRVNCQGKCVDGKSVMALMLLAAGKGCELELEVSGSDEEAALEAITALIADRFGEAE is encoded by the coding sequence ATGCAGAAATGCAGACTCGAAATCATCAATAAACTGGGACTCCACGCACGCGCCGCGAGTAAGTTCGCGCAGACTTCCGCCCGCTATTCCGCCGACATCCGTGTGAACTGTCAGGGGAAATGTGTCGACGGCAAGAGTGTAATGGCGCTGATGCTGCTTGCAGCCGGCAAGGGCTGCGAACTGGAACTCGAAGTGAGCGGCAGCGACGAGGAGGCCGCCCTCGAGGCCATCACGGCATTGATTGCCGATCGCTTCGGCGAGGCTGAATAA